The proteins below are encoded in one region of Belonocnema kinseyi isolate 2016_QV_RU_SX_M_011 chromosome 5, B_treatae_v1, whole genome shotgun sequence:
- the LOC117173236 gene encoding ribosomal RNA processing protein 36 homolog isoform X2, producing the protein MSSEEDELLKDDKHRTEIRAELSNMSFEDLHKLKEKLGSKVYNEAMFGTRKNKNSIFKRENKNRPREISAKKQVPRFKEVVHVKKCVARDPRFDSLCGTFNEKAFNHSYSFLHEVKKNDLKALKEELNNSQDPKTIKKIKYLIQRLENQLREEKKKKLKLEQQHEEKQEIIQAIKEGGKPNFKKKSEKRILQLASQFEELKNTGKIKKHIRRVRKKNLTKERQKLELSATE; encoded by the exons actGAAATTCGTGCTGAACTTTCTAACATGAGCTTTGAGGACTTGCATAAGTTGAAGGAAAAACTCGGCAGTAAGGTTTACAATGAGGCAATGTTTGGAACTCGAAAgaacaaaaatagtatttttaaacgagagaACAAAAACAGACCGCgagaaatttctgcaaaaaaacaaGTGCCTAGATTCAAGGAAGTTGTTCATGTGAAAAAATGTGTTGCAAGAGATCCTAGATTCGATAGTTTATGTGGAACTTTTAACGAAAAGGCTTTCAATCATTCGTATAGTTTCTTGCACGAAGTAAAAAAGAATGACTTGAAAGCTTTAAAGGAGGAGCTAAACAATTCCCAGGAtcctaaaactattaaaaaaattaaatatcttattCAAAGATTAGAAAATCAGTTAAGAGAAGAGAAGAAGAAGAAACTGAAGTTAGAACAGCAACATGaagaaaaacaagaaattatCCAAGCTATCAAAGAAGGAGGAAaaccaaatttcaaaaagaagt ctgAGAAGAGAATACTGCAGTTAGCATCTCAATTCGAGGAACTCAAGAacactggaaaaattaaaaaacatataagaCGAGtacgaaaaaagaatttaactaaAGAGAGACAAAAATTAGAACTTTCGGCTactgaataa